The following coding sequences are from one Methanobacterium sp. window:
- a CDS encoding peptidoglycan-binding protein, which yields MVFTLCALFLSIPAVAATESKNTENTVFAKATTDQNLKIGMEGDNVIELQKWLTNQGFYTGKIDGKFGNYTEQAVINFQIYTGIKPDGIVGMVTMKHMHYLVNGNTNPNYNSDTSPTGSGYSTVEAAYGTRNYYPSAYSSGSRWSSGRGTGDCWQNSYALYNQLTASGTKSRIVQYANGYSPNHRSVEVWNGNKWVDYDYRRNGYSNRYYPTKHGSSAKVIKSS from the coding sequence ATGGTATTTACATTGTGTGCACTTTTCTTAAGCATACCCGCAGTGGCAGCTACGGAAAGTAAAAATACTGAAAACACGGTGTTTGCTAAAGCAACCACAGACCAAAACTTAAAAATCGGTATGGAAGGAGATAATGTCATTGAACTACAAAAATGGCTGACAAACCAGGGATTTTACACTGGAAAAATCGATGGCAAATTTGGTAACTACACTGAACAAGCAGTGATAAACTTCCAGATCTACACTGGAATAAAACCTGATGGTATAGTAGGAATGGTTACCATGAAGCACATGCACTACTTGGTCAATGGAAACACAAATCCAAACTACAACAGTGACACCTCCCCTACTGGCAGTGGCTACAGTACTGTCGAAGCAGCATACGGAACCAGAAACTATTACCCCAGTGCTTATTCATCAGGCAGCCGATGGAGTAGTGGAAGAGGAACCGGAGACTGTTGGCAGAACAGTTACGCACTGTACAACCAGCTTACTGCATCAGGTACAAAATCTAGGATAGTCCAGTATGCAAATGGTTACTCACCAAACCACCGTTCAGTTGAGGTTTGGAATGGTAACAAGTGGGTTGACTACGACTACCGAAGGAATGGTTACTCAAATCGATACTATCCCACAAAACATGGTTCCTCGGCAAAGGTAATTAAAAGTAG